Genomic DNA from Butyricicoccus intestinisimiae:
TGGACGACATTATCATTCCTGCACTGCTGCTCGAGGTCGACTTTGCATATTATTGCAAGCCGGACTGCAAGGGACTGTGTCCCAAATGCGGCAAGAACCTGAATGAAGGTCCGTGCGGTTGCAGCACAAGGGAAATCGACAGCCGGCTGGCTGTTCTTCAGAAGCTCCTGGATAAGGACGACTGAGGAATGTAACGATTCATCAAAAAAGAACTTTTAGGATAGACAGAGGAGGTGTTACCGAAATGGCAGTACCAAAGAGAAAGACTTCTAAGGCAAGACGTGATACCAGACGAAACAACGTATGGAAGCTGAGCGCGCCGGGACTGGTGAAGTGCCCGAAGTGCGGCGAGATGAAGCTCCCGCATCAGGTTTGTAAGGCTTGCGGCTCCTACAATGGCCGTGAGTACCTGAAGGTTTCCGAGTAATTTCGGAGCACCGATGCAGATGAAAGAAAGAATAGAGAAGGCGGCCGTAGCTTCCTTCTCTATTTTTTTGTCATGAGAGTTGACGGAACAGCGCAGAAATGCGATAATCGTATTAGAGAACCAATAAAAATCAACAGAATAAAGCATTCTGTGAAAAAGTCATATTCCGCGCGTCCGAGCGGCGTGCGGCAGACGGAAAGGAGTATTACAATGGCAAAACCAGTTGTAGCGATTGTCGGTCGTCCGAACGTCGGCAAGTCGCAGCTGTTTAATCGCTTTGCCGGTAAGCGCCTCTCGATTGTAGAGGACACGCCGGGTATCACCCGTGACCGGCTGTATGCGGACTCCGAATGGCGCGGCCGCGCCTTTCAGGTCATTGATACCGGCGGTATTGAGCCGAGCACGGACAGCGAAATTTTGAAGTTCATGCGCATCCAGGCGGAAGCGGCCATTCAGGCGGCAGATGTCATTATTTTGATGACGGATCTGCACAGCGGTGTGACCGCAACCGATGAGGAGGTAGCAGCGATGCTGCGCCGCTCGCGCAAGCCGGTTGTGCTCGCAGTCAATAAGTGCGATCGCCCGGGTGCAGAACCGCCGGAATTTTATGAATTTTACAATATGGGTCTGGGCGATCCGTTTGCGATCTCCGCCCTGCATGGCTACGGCACCGGTGACCTGCTGGATGCCTGCTATGAGTATTTCCCGGAGGAGGGCGAGGAGGAGCCAGACAGCGAGTACATCAAGGTTGCGCTGATCGGCAAGCCGAATGTCGGCAAATCCTCGCTCGTCAATCAGATTCTTGGCGAGGAGCGCGTGATTGTCAGCAATATTGCAGGTACGACCCGCGACAGCGTAGACTCAAAGTTTGAAAACAGCAAGGGCAAGTATATGCTCATCGACACGGCGGGCATCCGCAAGCGCTCAAGGGTAGATGAGCGCGTGGAGAAGTTTAGTGTCATGCGTTCGCTGATGGCGGTCGAGCGCGCAGATGTCTGCGTGATTATGATTGACGCCGTGGAAGGCGTGACCGAGCAGGACACCAAAATTGCCGGTGAGGCACACAATGCAGGCAAAGCATGCATCATTGTTGTCAATAAGTGGGATTTAATCGAGAAGGACGGCAAAACCATGGATCAGTATACCGAGCGCGTGCGCATCGGTCTGTCCTATATGCCGTATGCACCGGTTCTGTTCCTGTCTGCAAAGACGGGCGCGCGTGTGCACAAGCTGTTTGACTGCATCAACGATGTGTATGAACAGAACGGCAGACGTATTCCGACCGGTCAGCTCAACACGCTGCTCGCGGAGGCGACAGCGCGTGTACAGCCGCCGACGGACAAGGGACGCCGCCTGAAGATTTATTACATGACGCAGTCGGGTGTTCGTCCGCCTACGTTTGTCTGCTTCTGCAACGACGCGCAGCTGTTCCATTTTTCCTATCAGCGCTATCTGGAAAATCAGATCCGCGATGTGTATGGACTCAAGGGAACGCCGATTCGCATGATTGTGCGTGAGCGCGGCGGCAAGGAGGAATAACCGGGTGAGTACACCGATAATTATTCTGATCTTGATCGCAGTGGGATACCTGCTGGGCAGCATGAACTCGGCGCTCGTCGTGTCCAAGCTGCTGATGGGCTATGACATTCGCACCAAAGGCAGCGGCAATGCAGGTCTCACCAACTCTCTGCGCGTCATGGGCGCGAAACCGACGCTGTTTGTGCTCGTCGGAGACATTGCGAAAGGTGTCATTGCCTGTCTGATCGGCAGTCATCTGATGGGCGCGCTCGGCGTGCTCATCGCAGGTAGCGCGGCCATCGCCGGACATATGTTTCCGCTGTATTTTGGATTTAAGGGCGGAAAGGGCATTTTGGTCGGCGCGACGATGATTGCGGTGTTTGATTGGCGCGTATTCTGCGTGGCCATCGCTGCATTTATTGTTTTGGTTGCGATTACCAAGTGGGTGTCGCTCGGCTCGATTGTGGGAAGCTGTCTGGTGCCGGTTATGACCCTGTATTTCCATTGGGGAGAGGATATGCTGCTGCCGATGATGATAATTTTGGTTGCGATGGTCACGGCAGTTGTTTATATGCACCGGAGCAATATTGTCCGCATTGCACACGGAGAGGAAAATAAGTTTTCATTGCACAGCAAAAAGGAACACTGACTGCTGTACACAGATCATATCGAGGAGCATGAGATTATGAAAGTTTTTGTAGTCGGCTGCGGCGGATGGGGCATGGCTCTGTCGATTCTGCTGCATGAAAATGGGCATACGGTAACATCATGGACCTGTTTTGAAGAGGAGTGCAAGCTGCTGCGTGAACAGCGCGGCAATGAAAAGCTGCTTCCGGGCATCAAGCTGCCGGAAGAAATTGAAATCACGACTGATTTAAACGGTGCAGCGGCGGCAGATCTTGTGCTGATGGCGGTTCCGTCCTTTGCTGTGCATTCGACGGCGCAGCAGCTGTCGGGCGTTATTCAGGCAGGCATTCCGATTGTCAATGTCGGAAAGGGACTGGATCGGGACAATGGCTATTGCCGCTTCTCGGAGACCATCACACGGGCAACCAACGGAAAGAATCCGGTGGTTGCATTGACGGGCCCGACCCATGCGGAGGAAGTGTCGCGCGGGATTCTGACGTGCATTCTGGCGGCATCTGCATCGAGAGAGGCAGCTACGCTGGTGCAGCAGGCGTTTATGAATGACCGGTTCCGCGTGTATATCTCTCCGGATATTATCGGCGCGGAGCTGGGCGGATGCTTTAAGAATATCATCGCGCTGGCGGCAGGTATCTGTGACGGCGTCGGTTTGGGAGATAATTCCAAGGCGGCTCTCATGACGCGCGGATTGACGGAGATTGCGCGTCTGGGCACGGCGCTGGGCGGCAGAAGCGAGACGTTTGCCGGTCTGTCCGGTATGGGTGATCTGATTGTCACTTGTACGTCGATGCATTCGAGAAATCGCCGCGCCGGCATTAAGATTGGTCAGGGCATGGATGTGCAGCAGGCCATGAAGGAAATCGGCGCTGTCGTAGAAGGCTATTATGCGACGGAGGCAGGCTATATGCTCGCGCAGAAGGTAGGCATTGAAATGCCGATTACCACGGCGATGTATGAGCTGCTGTATGAAAACAAGCCGGTACAGGAGTGCATCAAGCACCTGATGAATCGTCCGCGCAAGAGCGAAATCGAAGAAATCTGGAAGTAAGCGAAAAAAGAAAACGGCGAGAATCGCGAAATGCGAGCCTCGCCGTTTTTTGTGTGCGAAAAATGAGCATGAAAAAAGCCCTCTATTTTCATAGAGAGCTTTATCAACCGTTTTATATCAATTAGATTGCACGAGTAACCTTGCCGGAGCGGAGGCACCGAGAGCAAACATTGATATGGCACGGAGTGCCAGCAACGACAGCCTTAACGCGACGAACGTTCGGCTTCCAAGTACGGTTGGAACGTCTGTGAGAATGGGAAACCTTGATACCGAAGGTTACGCCCTTGCCGCAAACTTCACACTTTGCCATCTTTCCTGCACCTCCTTATCTTTATCATTTGAGTAACGGATATTATAATAGCATACGTTTCGCAAAATTGCAAGGGTTATAGACAAAAAAATCCGGAGAGACAGAAAAAAGTCTGTGCTGGCTTGCATGTAATTGGTCAATCCGTTATAATAAAAGCAATATTGTTACTGTTCATACAGGAAAATCAAAAACAAGGGGGCTGCTAGTCATGCAACTGAAAGAATTCAGCGTTACGCTGGGGCAGTTAATCACAGAATTCCAGTTTGAATTGATTTATGGACCGGAAGGATTTGAAAAAATAGAAATCACAACCGATGATGTCAATCGTCCGGGTTTGCAGCTTGCCGGTTTCTTTGATTATTTTGAGCCGCAGCGCCTGCAGATTATGGGCAAAGCGGAAAATGCGTATGTAGAACAGTTTGACGAGGAAAAACGCACAGATATTTTTGAGAAGCTATGTGCAACCGGCATTCCGGCCGTCATTGTCACAAGAAACATTGAAGTATTTCCGGAGCTGATCGAAGCCGCGAAGAAGTATGATGTCGCCGTGCTCCGCACCAATGAATTTACGTCCTCCGTGACCAGTGCGCTGGTGGCATCGCTGAAGGTATCCCTTGCGCCGCGTATCACGCTGCACGGCGTATTGGTCGAGCTGTACGGCGAAGGCATCCTGATTTTGGGCGACAGCGGCGTCGGCAAGAGCGAGACCGCCATCGAGCTGGTCAAGCGCGGTCATCGTCTGATCGCCGATGATGCGGTTGAAATCAAGCGTGTATCCGACCGAACGCTGGTCGGCTGTGCGCCGGAGATTATCCGTCACTTTATCGAGCTGCGCGGCATTGGTATTGTCGATGTGCGCCGTATCTTTGGTATGGGCGCGATTAAAGAAACCGAACGTGTCGATATGATTATCAATCTGGAGCAGTGGGTAGAGGGCAAGATGTATGACCGCCTTGGCATGGACAACCAGTACACGGATATTTTGGGTCTGCGCATTCCGTCGCTGACGATTCCGGTGCGTCCGGGCCGAAATCTTGCGGTTATCATTGAAGTTGCTGCCATGAACCATCGTCATAAGTCGATGGGCTATAATGCGGCAAAGGAGCTCAATGAGCGCATGATGAAGTCTATGGGCATTCAGAACAACACTTGAGTGCATGAGAAGCAAATAAAAATCCGTTCGGCATAGGTGCTGTAAGCACCGCCGAACGGATTTTTCTGTTTTAGATATCAGACTTAGATATCAGACGTAAAATTCTTCAAAGTCATCCAGACGCAGACAGCCGACACGGCCGCCGATGTCCTTGTGTGCGGCGCCGCAGTCAATGTAAATAATGCC
This window encodes:
- the rpmF gene encoding 50S ribosomal protein L32, which produces MAVPKRKTSKARRDTRRNNVWKLSAPGLVKCPKCGEMKLPHQVCKACGSYNGREYLKVSE
- the der gene encoding ribosome biogenesis GTPase Der; protein product: MAKPVVAIVGRPNVGKSQLFNRFAGKRLSIVEDTPGITRDRLYADSEWRGRAFQVIDTGGIEPSTDSEILKFMRIQAEAAIQAADVIILMTDLHSGVTATDEEVAAMLRRSRKPVVLAVNKCDRPGAEPPEFYEFYNMGLGDPFAISALHGYGTGDLLDACYEYFPEEGEEEPDSEYIKVALIGKPNVGKSSLVNQILGEERVIVSNIAGTTRDSVDSKFENSKGKYMLIDTAGIRKRSRVDERVEKFSVMRSLMAVERADVCVIMIDAVEGVTEQDTKIAGEAHNAGKACIIVVNKWDLIEKDGKTMDQYTERVRIGLSYMPYAPVLFLSAKTGARVHKLFDCINDVYEQNGRRIPTGQLNTLLAEATARVQPPTDKGRRLKIYYMTQSGVRPPTFVCFCNDAQLFHFSYQRYLENQIRDVYGLKGTPIRMIVRERGGKEE
- the plsY gene encoding glycerol-3-phosphate 1-O-acyltransferase PlsY, which gives rise to MSTPIIILILIAVGYLLGSMNSALVVSKLLMGYDIRTKGSGNAGLTNSLRVMGAKPTLFVLVGDIAKGVIACLIGSHLMGALGVLIAGSAAIAGHMFPLYFGFKGGKGILVGATMIAVFDWRVFCVAIAAFIVLVAITKWVSLGSIVGSCLVPVMTLYFHWGEDMLLPMMIILVAMVTAVVYMHRSNIVRIAHGEENKFSLHSKKEH
- a CDS encoding NAD(P)H-dependent glycerol-3-phosphate dehydrogenase codes for the protein MKVFVVGCGGWGMALSILLHENGHTVTSWTCFEEECKLLREQRGNEKLLPGIKLPEEIEITTDLNGAAAADLVLMAVPSFAVHSTAQQLSGVIQAGIPIVNVGKGLDRDNGYCRFSETITRATNGKNPVVALTGPTHAEEVSRGILTCILAASASREAATLVQQAFMNDRFRVYISPDIIGAELGGCFKNIIALAAGICDGVGLGDNSKAALMTRGLTEIARLGTALGGRSETFAGLSGMGDLIVTCTSMHSRNRRAGIKIGQGMDVQQAMKEIGAVVEGYYATEAGYMLAQKVGIEMPITTAMYELLYENKPVQECIKHLMNRPRKSEIEEIWK
- the rpmB gene encoding 50S ribosomal protein L28, whose translation is MAKCEVCGKGVTFGIKVSHSHRRSNRTWKPNVRRVKAVVAGTPCHINVCSRCLRSGKVTRAI
- the hprK gene encoding HPr(Ser) kinase/phosphatase, whose translation is MQLKEFSVTLGQLITEFQFELIYGPEGFEKIEITTDDVNRPGLQLAGFFDYFEPQRLQIMGKAENAYVEQFDEEKRTDIFEKLCATGIPAVIVTRNIEVFPELIEAAKKYDVAVLRTNEFTSSVTSALVASLKVSLAPRITLHGVLVELYGEGILILGDSGVGKSETAIELVKRGHRLIADDAVEIKRVSDRTLVGCAPEIIRHFIELRGIGIVDVRRIFGMGAIKETERVDMIINLEQWVEGKMYDRLGMDNQYTDILGLRIPSLTIPVRPGRNLAVIIEVAAMNHRHKSMGYNAAKELNERMMKSMGIQNNT